A genomic region of Phycisphaerae bacterium contains the following coding sequences:
- a CDS encoding protein kinase, whose amino-acid sequence MSFSTGAKLGPYEIVAPLGAGGMGEVWRAKDTRLDRDVAIKVLPEAMAGDKERLLRFEREARLLASLSHPNIAAIHGFEHLDGRHLLIMEFVDGPTLAQRLTSGPLPVDEGLDVGVKIAEALEAAHEKGVIHRDLKPANIKITPEGKVKVLDFGLAKALAEESGGSSVADSPTITANYTRPGVVLGTAPYMSPEQARGKSLDKRTDIWSFGCVLYEMLTGGRLFDGESSSDIIARILERDPDFSTLPPKVPPRVRELLKHALEKNPRRRLRDIGDAVLELEASVTNREWSTTAINVAATSSRGFGRRAAAIAALAATIALAAYAGWQWGGRSRPRGSGALAGNFVKLTDQQGIESHPALSPDGKMVVYVAFDGDDLDIFALRVGGLNPLNLTRDCAKDDTQPAFSPDGTRIVFRSERDSGGLFVMGATGESPRRLTDFGFDPKWSADGRHVAFATEGVFDPLSRNSTSLLWSVDVSSGEKKKLTETDAVQPCWSPHGLRIVYWSVWKKGGQRDIYSIPSSGGEPVALMDDPATDWCPVWSPDGRFIYFCSDRGGSMNIWRRAVDEQTGRPQGDCEPVTSGVTIFAQPSLTSDGRQMALTSVTLTANIERVGLNPKEGAVVGAPETVSRFTGILSYPDVSPDGEWIACVSADNLILLRSDGSERRQLTSDAYKDRGPSWSPDGKRLAFYSDRSGRYEIWTANPDGSNPTQLSHTTGRSVAFPQWSPDGKRLFFSNDDRIVIMDPNRPWAEQSAQVISTMEPPNAMTASSWSPDGKSFAGSIYDTESGSNEGIGVYTIETKSLRRIAEKGEFPKFLSDGRRLVFLRNDELMLVEIDGGAPRTLLSIAPDRLDTNGMSLPRDDSAIYYTRHRMEADVWLIELP is encoded by the coding sequence ATGAGCTTTTCAACCGGCGCGAAGCTCGGCCCCTATGAAATCGTCGCACCCCTCGGCGCCGGCGGGATGGGCGAGGTCTGGCGCGCGAAGGACACGCGGCTGGACCGCGACGTGGCGATCAAGGTGCTGCCGGAGGCGATGGCCGGCGACAAGGAGCGGCTTCTGCGGTTTGAGCGCGAGGCGCGGCTCCTGGCGTCGCTGAGCCATCCGAACATTGCAGCGATTCACGGTTTCGAACACCTCGACGGCCGGCACCTGCTTATCATGGAGTTTGTCGACGGTCCCACGCTCGCGCAACGACTCACGTCGGGACCGCTGCCCGTGGATGAAGGGCTGGATGTCGGCGTCAAGATTGCCGAGGCCCTCGAGGCAGCGCATGAAAAAGGCGTCATCCACCGCGACCTCAAGCCAGCGAATATCAAAATCACGCCGGAGGGCAAGGTCAAAGTACTGGACTTCGGTCTGGCCAAAGCCCTCGCGGAAGAATCCGGCGGTTCGAGCGTGGCCGATTCGCCGACGATCACGGCGAATTACACGCGGCCGGGTGTCGTCCTGGGCACGGCGCCGTACATGTCGCCTGAACAGGCCCGCGGCAAGTCGCTCGACAAGCGCACCGACATCTGGTCGTTTGGGTGTGTTCTCTACGAGATGCTCACGGGCGGTCGGCTTTTTGACGGCGAGTCGAGCAGCGACATCATTGCACGGATATTGGAGCGTGATCCGGATTTTTCGACATTGCCACCGAAGGTACCGCCGCGCGTCCGGGAGCTGTTGAAGCACGCATTGGAAAAGAACCCCAGGCGGCGCTTGCGCGACATCGGCGACGCCGTGCTGGAGCTCGAAGCGTCCGTCACGAACCGGGAGTGGTCGACGACCGCCATCAACGTCGCGGCGACTTCCTCCCGGGGGTTCGGGCGCCGCGCCGCCGCCATCGCGGCCCTTGCCGCCACCATTGCTCTCGCGGCCTATGCGGGTTGGCAATGGGGCGGTCGGTCGAGACCGCGAGGCTCCGGCGCCCTGGCAGGCAACTTCGTGAAACTCACGGACCAACAAGGCATTGAGTCTCACCCGGCCCTCTCTCCCGACGGAAAGATGGTGGTTTACGTCGCCTTTGACGGCGACGATCTGGACATCTTCGCGCTCCGCGTTGGCGGGTTGAATCCGCTCAATCTCACCCGGGACTGCGCCAAGGACGACACGCAGCCCGCATTCTCCCCGGATGGGACGCGCATCGTCTTTCGCTCCGAACGTGACAGTGGAGGGTTGTTCGTGATGGGGGCGACCGGCGAATCGCCCCGCCGGCTGACGGACTTCGGCTTCGATCCCAAGTGGTCGGCTGATGGTCGGCATGTCGCCTTTGCGACGGAGGGCGTCTTCGACCCGCTTTCGAGAAATTCAACCAGTTTGCTCTGGTCCGTGGATGTTTCCAGCGGCGAGAAAAAGAAACTCACCGAGACCGACGCCGTTCAACCGTGCTGGTCTCCACACGGTCTGCGAATCGTCTATTGGTCGGTCTGGAAAAAGGGCGGGCAGCGGGACATTTACAGCATTCCAAGTTCCGGCGGCGAACCCGTGGCCTTGATGGACGATCCCGCGACGGATTGGTGTCCGGTCTGGTCGCCGGACGGTCGGTTCATCTATTTTTGCAGCGACCGCGGGGGAAGCATGAACATCTGGCGAAGGGCCGTTGACGAACAAACGGGCCGGCCACAAGGGGACTGCGAGCCCGTCACGTCGGGCGTGACCATTTTCGCCCAGCCCAGCCTGACTTCCGACGGCCGGCAGATGGCCCTGACGTCTGTGACGTTGACCGCGAATATTGAGCGAGTGGGCCTCAACCCCAAAGAAGGAGCCGTCGTCGGCGCGCCGGAGACGGTTTCGCGATTTACCGGAATCCTGTCTTATCCCGACGTTTCGCCGGACGGAGAATGGATCGCCTGCGTCTCCGCGGACAATCTCATCCTGCTGCGGAGCGACGGGAGCGAGCGGCGGCAGTTGACCAGCGATGCCTACAAGGATCGCGGGCCCTCCTGGTCACCTGACGGGAAGCGCCTGGCGTTCTACTCGGATCGCAGCGGACGGTACGAGATTTGGACTGCGAATCCGGACGGCAGCAACCCGACGCAGCTCAGCCACACGACCGGGCGATCCGTCGCGTTCCCCCAGTGGAGCCCTGACGGGAAACGCCTGTTCTTCTCGAACGACGATCGAATTGTGATCATGGATCCGAATCGACCGTGGGCGGAACAGTCGGCGCAGGTCATTTCCACGATGGAACCGCCGAACGCAATGACGGCGTCGTCCTGGTCGCCCGATGGCAAATCCTTCGCCGGCAGCATCTACGACACGGAGAGCGGCTCGAACGAGGGCATCGGCGTCTATACGATCGAAACCAAATCGCTCCGGCGGATCGCGGAGAAGGGCGAGTTTCCCAAATTCTTAAGCGATGGGCGGCGACTCGTTTTCTTAAGGAACGACGAGTTAATGCTGGTCGAGATCGACGGCGGAGCCCCCCGGACGCTCCTGTCGATTGCACCCGACCGGTTGGATACGAACGGCATGAGTCTGCCCCGTGACGACTCCGCGATCTACTACACGCGGCACAGGATGGAAGCCGACGTCTGGCTGATTGAGCTTCCGTAG
- a CDS encoding protein kinase: MALVTGTKLGPYEVLAPLGAGGMGEVYRAKDTRLERDVAIKVLPEALATDKERLLRFEREARTLATLSHPNIAAIYGFEEQDGQRLLVMELADGETLAERLGRGPLPIEEALDTARKIAEALEAAHEKGIVHRDLKPANVKLAPDGSVKVLDFGLAKALLGDGSSAPSHSPTELAHSPTLTGEFTRPGVILGTAGYMSPEQARGRSVDKRTDIWAFGCVLFECLSGARLFAGETATDSIGALLHKEPEWALLPPSTPPTIQLLLRRCLAKDRNKRLRDIGDARIELENVLADPTSSMLRLGDAALSAAVASGRRRAWRRGLPWALCTVLIAALGALWFTTRPKTPPVMRYSLAIPESQALAGSRWPMMDISPDGTKIVFVGRNESGRRLYLRLLHQLEATPLANTEDAVSPFFSPDGEWIAFAQKGKLRRISVLGGPATTICDAVEFRGGSWCADGTIVFAPDRNSGIWRVPAAGGEPLKLTDAGRGQGSPSHRWPQLLPDGKSALYTATAKNDDYTAAKIVALRLDTLEQKVIVEGGTFARYVPTGHIVFGRSGTLMALPFDAEKLEATGSPIPVLEGVSGFPPMGSYQFAFSQTGTFYYLPGSVRGAEDLPIWIDREGKETPISQQKRDFGTVRLAPDATRLAAEILESSNADIWILEIERDSFMRLTVDEATDRFPLWSPDGKWIVFASERGSSNMNLFRQPADGTGDAERLTTSDNRQIPNSFSPDGSILVFSEFNPKTDTDIMYVRLDGEERKPEVFLATTFTELGPTLSPDGKWIAYVSNESGEFEIYVRPFLRPGAKVKLSTGRSFSPKWSPDGTEIFYRYDEKIMSVSVSVQDDTLRAQNPRLLFEVNGSTFGGPADVAPDGNRFLFLRTAGDVNEQSQQPTVVVNWFEELQSKMRVGKE; the protein is encoded by the coding sequence CTTCGAGCGCGAGGCGCGAACGCTGGCGACGCTGAGCCATCCCAACATCGCCGCGATCTACGGATTCGAGGAACAGGACGGCCAACGCCTCTTGGTGATGGAATTGGCCGACGGCGAGACGCTGGCCGAGCGGCTGGGGCGAGGACCGCTTCCGATCGAAGAAGCGCTCGACACGGCCCGGAAGATCGCCGAGGCCCTTGAGGCGGCCCACGAGAAAGGCATCGTCCACCGCGACCTGAAACCCGCCAACGTGAAGCTCGCGCCGGACGGAAGCGTAAAAGTCCTCGATTTTGGTTTGGCCAAGGCCCTGCTCGGTGACGGGAGCTCGGCCCCGTCCCATTCGCCCACGGAGCTGGCGCACTCCCCGACCCTCACCGGCGAGTTCACCCGGCCGGGCGTCATACTCGGAACCGCGGGCTACATGAGTCCCGAACAGGCCCGGGGGCGATCCGTCGACAAGCGCACGGACATCTGGGCGTTCGGATGTGTGCTCTTTGAATGTCTGTCGGGCGCGAGGCTTTTTGCGGGCGAGACGGCGACCGACTCGATCGGGGCTCTCCTGCACAAAGAGCCGGAATGGGCCCTGCTGCCTCCGAGTACGCCGCCGACGATTCAGCTTCTCCTGCGCCGTTGCCTGGCGAAAGACCGGAACAAGAGACTTCGTGACATCGGCGATGCGCGGATCGAGCTGGAGAACGTCCTGGCCGATCCGACCTCCTCCATGCTCCGGCTCGGTGACGCCGCGCTCTCCGCCGCCGTCGCGTCCGGTAGACGGCGTGCGTGGCGGCGTGGCCTTCCCTGGGCGCTCTGTACTGTTCTGATCGCTGCGCTGGGCGCCTTGTGGTTCACAACACGACCGAAGACTCCGCCGGTCATGCGCTATTCCCTGGCCATTCCCGAATCCCAGGCCTTGGCGGGGTCGCGCTGGCCGATGATGGATATTTCACCCGACGGGACGAAGATCGTCTTTGTAGGCCGCAACGAATCGGGGCGGCGCTTGTATTTGCGTCTCCTCCATCAACTGGAGGCCACGCCGCTGGCGAACACGGAGGACGCCGTTAGCCCATTCTTTTCGCCGGACGGCGAATGGATTGCGTTCGCCCAAAAGGGCAAGCTGCGAAGGATTTCGGTCCTGGGCGGCCCCGCCACGACGATTTGCGACGCTGTGGAATTTCGCGGAGGAAGCTGGTGCGCGGACGGGACCATTGTCTTCGCGCCGGACCGGAACTCGGGCATCTGGCGGGTTCCCGCTGCGGGAGGCGAGCCTCTCAAGCTCACCGACGCCGGAAGAGGTCAAGGGTCGCCGTCTCATCGCTGGCCGCAGCTTCTTCCGGACGGCAAGTCCGCGTTGTACACGGCAACGGCCAAGAACGATGACTACACCGCCGCCAAAATCGTCGCGCTCCGTCTTGATACTCTTGAACAGAAAGTCATTGTCGAGGGAGGCACGTTCGCCCGGTACGTCCCCACCGGTCATATCGTCTTCGGCCGATCGGGGACCCTGATGGCCCTCCCCTTCGACGCCGAGAAATTGGAAGCAACCGGATCGCCCATACCGGTGCTGGAGGGAGTTTCCGGATTCCCGCCCATGGGCAGCTATCAATTCGCTTTTTCGCAAACCGGGACTTTCTACTATCTTCCCGGTTCAGTACGCGGGGCCGAAGACCTGCCGATCTGGATCGATCGGGAGGGAAAGGAAACGCCCATCTCTCAGCAGAAGCGGGATTTCGGCACCGTACGGCTCGCGCCGGACGCGACCCGTCTCGCGGCGGAGATTCTCGAGAGCTCCAATGCGGATATCTGGATTCTGGAGATCGAGCGGGACAGCTTCATGCGCTTGACGGTCGACGAGGCGACGGATCGATTTCCCCTGTGGAGCCCGGATGGGAAATGGATCGTCTTTGCTTCCGAGCGCGGGTCGTCCAATATGAATCTCTTTCGCCAGCCGGCCGATGGCACCGGGGACGCTGAACGCCTCACCACCAGCGACAATCGCCAGATTCCGAATTCGTTCTCGCCGGATGGGTCGATCCTGGTGTTCAGTGAGTTCAACCCCAAGACCGACACCGACATCATGTACGTCCGGCTGGACGGCGAGGAGCGAAAGCCGGAGGTGTTTCTGGCCACGACTTTTACGGAGTTGGGGCCGACACTGTCTCCCGATGGGAAATGGATCGCCTATGTCTCCAACGAGTCGGGGGAATTTGAAATCTACGTTCGCCCCTTCCTTCGACCGGGGGCCAAGGTGAAGCTATCAACGGGACGGTCTTTTTCTCCGAAGTGGTCTCCCGATGGAACTGAAATCTTCTACCGCTATGACGAGAAAATCATGTCCGTGTCCGTTTCGGTTCAGGATGACACGCTCCGCGCCCAGAATCCCCGGCTGCTTTTTGAGGTCAACGGGAGCACCTTCGGCGGACCCGCGGATGTCGCTCCCGACGGAAACCGCTTCCTGTTCCTCCGTACGGCAGGTGACGTGAACGAGCAATCGCAGCAGCCGACGGTCGTCGTGAACTGGTTCGAAGAACTCCAATCCAAAATGCGGGTAGGTAAGGAATGA
- a CDS encoding protein kinase has protein sequence MMSLSPGAQLGPYRIESPLGAGGMGEVYRAKDTRLNRDVAIKVLPSHLSDSPEVKERFDREARAISQLTHPHICTLHDIGHQDGIDYLVMELLEGETLARRLEKGPLPLEQTLKIGSEIASALERAHRSGVVHRDLKPGNIMLTKTGAKLLDFGLAKSASVLEGDTSGLTVTKPLTSAGTLLGTFQYMAPEQLEGREADARTDLFAFGAVLYEMATGKRAFEGKSQASLISSIMSLQPAPISQVQPMTPPALDQLVKMCLAKDADDRIQTAHDVLLHLRWIAEGGSQAGLPAPLIAARRRSHRLWLASTLVLLAVCLGLAVLAFRRGESEPVVIRSFIPPPEGASFITVGDQAGPSVISPDGTTLAFTAAGGDGVIRLWVRPLAVATARALPGTEEASFPFWSADSRSIAFFVPEKMRKVDMTGGPPMTLCNAPAGRGGTWSRDGIILFAPDFRSPICRVPATGGSPEAVTRVDETKHTSHRWPSFCPDGRHFVYLAIAHGAAETQDNALLYFSLDGGEPQLVLNTSSNAEIASNRLLFLRENSLLAAPFDAATGRIVGEPAVIAAGVTNDSSVWRGTYSSSQNGILAFHSGQAGGGQNLVRLDRSGKELGRVGEPGEFASVRIAPDGKRVATSHVGPTTDVWVYEISRGVKTRLSFETGGSNLTPCWSPDGRSIAYGNIFLARRDVAPMLIRRPSEGGEAEELYKSKDEKWPSDWSRDGNYLLFSLGRYIGGKPCDIWVLPLTGKREPFVFLKTPFEEDDARFSPDGRWVAYTSDESGRNEVYVAPFQPPGTSSAPAGKPARAGKWQLSSAGGANPAWRFDGKEVFYIAADRKLMAIEVNGEGESIEIGSATALFTTNSPAGGEPFDVSADGQWFVVNNSTTTGSAPINLVTNWPAELKKP, from the coding sequence ATGATGTCACTTTCGCCCGGCGCACAGCTTGGCCCTTACCGAATCGAGTCACCCCTCGGCGCGGGGGGGATGGGCGAGGTGTACCGCGCAAAGGACACTCGACTCAATCGCGATGTGGCGATCAAGGTCTTGCCGTCGCATCTGTCGGACAGCCCGGAAGTGAAAGAGCGCTTCGATCGGGAGGCGAGGGCGATTTCGCAGCTAACGCATCCGCACATTTGCACGCTCCATGACATCGGCCATCAGGACGGCATCGACTATTTGGTGATGGAGTTGCTCGAAGGCGAAACGCTGGCCCGGCGGCTCGAGAAGGGGCCGCTACCGCTGGAGCAGACGCTCAAGATTGGCTCTGAAATCGCCTCAGCGCTGGAGCGGGCCCATCGTAGCGGCGTCGTTCATCGCGATCTCAAGCCCGGCAACATCATGCTCACCAAGACCGGGGCCAAGCTTTTGGACTTCGGATTGGCCAAGTCCGCCTCGGTCCTCGAAGGGGACACGTCCGGCCTGACCGTGACGAAGCCGCTGACCAGCGCCGGGACGCTGCTCGGCACGTTTCAATACATGGCCCCCGAGCAGTTGGAGGGCCGCGAGGCAGATGCACGGACAGATTTGTTCGCGTTCGGCGCGGTACTTTATGAAATGGCCACAGGCAAGCGGGCGTTTGAAGGCAAGAGCCAGGCAAGCCTGATCTCTTCGATCATGTCTTTGCAGCCGGCGCCGATCTCCCAGGTCCAGCCCATGACCCCGCCGGCCCTGGATCAACTGGTGAAAATGTGCCTGGCGAAGGACGCAGACGACCGAATCCAGACGGCGCACGACGTGCTTTTGCACCTGCGCTGGATTGCCGAAGGCGGGTCGCAGGCCGGGCTGCCGGCGCCGCTGATCGCGGCGCGGAGGCGGAGTCATCGCCTCTGGTTGGCGAGCACGCTCGTGCTGCTGGCCGTGTGCCTGGGGCTGGCCGTGCTTGCCTTTCGACGTGGTGAAAGCGAACCGGTCGTCATTCGCTCGTTCATCCCGCCACCGGAGGGTGCGAGTTTTATCACCGTCGGCGATCAGGCCGGACCGTCGGTCATATCGCCGGATGGAACGACACTGGCCTTCACAGCCGCAGGCGGGGATGGAGTGATCAGGCTCTGGGTGCGCCCGCTCGCCGTCGCTACGGCGCGGGCATTACCTGGAACCGAGGAGGCGTCCTTCCCCTTCTGGTCGGCGGACAGCCGCTCGATCGCGTTCTTTGTTCCCGAGAAGATGCGGAAAGTGGACATGACCGGCGGACCGCCGATGACCCTGTGCAATGCCCCGGCTGGCCGCGGTGGTACATGGAGCCGCGACGGCATCATTCTGTTTGCGCCGGACTTTCGAAGTCCGATCTGCCGGGTACCGGCCACGGGCGGTTCCCCGGAGGCTGTAACTCGCGTCGACGAAACCAAACACACCAGCCATCGGTGGCCATCGTTCTGTCCGGACGGCCGGCACTTTGTGTACCTGGCCATTGCCCATGGCGCGGCCGAAACGCAGGACAACGCGCTGCTTTATTTTTCTTTGGACGGCGGAGAACCTCAGCTTGTCTTGAACACGAGTTCCAACGCCGAAATCGCGTCGAATCGGCTGCTCTTCCTGCGGGAGAACTCGCTGTTGGCGGCGCCCTTCGACGCGGCGACCGGCCGGATTGTGGGCGAGCCTGCCGTCATCGCGGCGGGCGTCACCAACGACTCATCGGTCTGGCGCGGAACGTATTCAAGTTCGCAGAACGGCATCCTGGCGTTTCATTCCGGCCAAGCCGGTGGAGGACAGAACCTGGTGCGCCTGGACCGATCCGGCAAGGAACTGGGCCGCGTGGGCGAGCCTGGCGAATTCGCGTCGGTGCGGATCGCGCCGGATGGCAAGCGGGTCGCGACTTCGCACGTCGGGCCCACGACGGATGTCTGGGTTTACGAGATCTCCCGCGGCGTGAAGACGCGACTTTCCTTCGAGACCGGCGGGTCAAACTTGACTCCGTGTTGGTCGCCGGACGGACGCAGCATCGCGTACGGCAACATCTTCCTGGCCAGGAGGGACGTTGCCCCCATGCTCATTCGGCGGCCATCCGAAGGCGGCGAGGCCGAGGAGTTGTATAAATCAAAGGACGAAAAGTGGCCGTCCGATTGGTCCCGGGACGGCAACTACCTCCTCTTCTCGCTCGGGCGATACATCGGCGGCAAGCCCTGCGACATCTGGGTCTTGCCGCTGACCGGTAAGCGCGAGCCTTTCGTTTTCCTGAAGACGCCGTTTGAGGAGGACGACGCCCGGTTTTCACCCGACGGCCGATGGGTCGCTTATACATCGGATGAGTCCGGTCGCAATGAGGTCTATGTCGCCCCATTCCAGCCGCCTGGCACGAGCAGTGCTCCCGCGGGAAAGCCGGCGCGCGCCGGTAAATGGCAACTGTCGTCGGCGGGCGGCGCCAATCCGGCATGGCGGTTCGATGGGAAGGAAGTGTTCTATATTGCCGCGGACAGGAAGCTCATGGCGATCGAGGTCAACGGGGAGGGCGAAAGTATTGAAATCGGCAGCGCGACGGCGTTGTTCACTACGAACTCACCCGCGGGAGGCGAGCCTTTCGACGTGTCAGCCGACGGACAGTGGTTTGTCGTCAACAACAGCACTACCACAGGTTCGGCTCCGATTAATCTCGTGACCAACTGGCCGGCGGAGCTAAAGAAACCATGA